The Rhipicephalus sanguineus isolate Rsan-2018 unplaced genomic scaffold, BIME_Rsan_1.4 Seq4304, whole genome shotgun sequence genome window below encodes:
- the LOC119377312 gene encoding acetylcholinesterase, with translation MVMGTALLAWLVASVLTATADDALVERQTTEGTVRGRVVRVLNNTVEQYLGIPFAQPPVGPLRFKPPLPKTPWEGTVDATAGNTACPQVLTEGITLGNLSFSEDCLYLNVWVPEAAKSPGSLRPVLAWIHGGAFTLGSANQANYSGVFLSALGDVVVVSMNYRLGILGFMSANSPEAPGNVGLLDQNVALKWVQRNIEHFGGDPERVTLFGESAGSMCIHAHIMSPLSEGLFKRAVLMSGTMYSLDTWDTVEESLAKAEKVANVVGCSSGGTIELASNAEEVVHCMRNKSADELLKASLEITAPKLAPFAPTYHDEFLPRNPIMAMKRGFFSSVDVLAGVTSDEGAAFLLFPVVRELLAEDLKDFPQEELVKSLRAALWRLLKDDVPDVLHTYTEEVAEGDNTALRRQYIDYVSDRVFNCPLQFFAEYYSKWGNTVFSYVFAHKSMIFPLPAWMGVPHGTDVAFTFGYPYAADPDSPDGRMTEAFIRMLFTFSENGIPEIPNNQTWPKYSKSSPNIILINNSQFNQSEGFRTSYCERWRHLY, from the exons ATGGTGATGGGTACAGCGCTACTGGCGTGGCTGGTTGCGTCCGTGCTGACTGCCACGGCCGACGATGCACTCGTGGAGAGGCAGACCACGGAAGGCACAGTTCGCGGCAGGGTGGTGCGTGTCCTGAACAATACTGTTGAGCAGTACCTTGGTATTCCGTTCGCCCAGCCACCTGTAGGTCCGCTCCGGTTTAAACCTCCACTCCCCAAAACACCTTGGGAGGGCACCGTGGACGCCACCGCTGGAAACACAGCCTGCCCACAG GTGCTGACGGAAGGAATCACACTGGGCAATTTAAGCTTCTCAGAGGACTGTCTCTACCTGAACGTATGGGTCCCCGAGGCCGCCAAAAGCCCGGGCTCTCTGCGGCCTGTGCTTGCATGGATCCACGGAGGTGCATTTACTCTCGGTAGCGCCAATCAGGCCAACTACAGCGGAGTCTTTCTCTCTGCGCTGGGAGATGTAGTCGTCGTGTCAATGAATTACCGTCTTGGCATCTTGGGCTTCATGAGTGCCAATTCTCCCGAGGCACCAGGTAACGTTGGCCTGTTGGACCAGAACGTGGCTCTGAAGTGGGTTCAGCGCAACATCGAACACTTCGGAGGTGACCCAGAGCGAGTGACGTTGTTTGGAGAAAGCGCTGGCTCGATgtgtatacacgcgcacataatgTCGCCATTAAGCGAGGGCCTCTTCAAGAGGGCAGTCTTGATGAGTGGCACAATGTATAGCCTAGACACGTGGGACACTGTCGAAGAAAGCCTGGCGAAGGCAGAAAAGGTCGCAAACGTCGTCGGATGCTCAAGCGGTGGAACTATCGAGCTGGCGTCCAATGCGGAAGAAGTCGTACACTGCATGAGAAACAAATCTGCCGACGAGCTCTTGAAGGCTTCTCTAGAGATCACGGCACCAAAACTTGCCCCTTTTGCGCCCACTTATCACGATGAGTTTCTGCCGCGAAATCCAATAATGGCCATGAAGCGCGGTTTCTTCTCATCTGTGGATGTCTTAGCTGGCGTGACTTCCGACGAAGGAGCTGCGTTTCTCCTCTTCCCTGTGGTTCGTGAGCTTTTGGCCGAAGACCTTAAAGATTTCCCGCAGGAGGAACTCGTTAAATCTCTTCGCGCCGCATTATGGCGACTGCTGAAGGACGACGTGCCGGATGTGCTGCATACTTACACTGAAGAAGTGGCTGAAGGCGACAATACCGCGCTGAGACGTCAGTACATCGACTATGTGTCGGACAGAGTGTTCAACTGTCCCTTGCAGTTCTTTGCGGAATATTATAGCAAATGGGGCAACACGGTATTTTCCTACGTGTTCGCCCACAAGTCGATGATATTCCCACTTCCTGCGTGGATGGGAGTGCCCCACGGAACAGACGTAGCCTTCACGTTCGGTTACCCCTACGCAGCAGATCCTGATTCCCCTGATGGACGTATGACTGAAGCCTTTATTCGGATGCTATTCACCTTCAGCGAAAACGG GATTCCAGAGATTCCCAACAACCAGACGTGGCCAAAATACAGCAAGAGCTCGCCAAACATCATATTGATCAACAACTCTCAATTTAACCAGTCGGAAGGATTTAGGACAAGCTACTGTGAACGCTGGAGGCATTTGTACTAA